From Acidothermus cellulolyticus 11B, a single genomic window includes:
- a CDS encoding SCO family protein has translation MTDTHTHAQTTTAATRRNKRRWWIGGAMVGVLAVVAALIGVSHSSPPSPPPASLGTMLDRPLPPEIVNLPLVDDNGRPTSLAALRGRAVVLTDFLTLCQEVCPITMSQLNRVAGSVEHNHKIVFLGITVDPQRDTPQRLHAYRSFAGLSANWQLWTATPQHIAALWKFFGAYYAKAPEEQPPGIDWMTGQPLTYDVTHQDVLVFLDGSLHERFVIQGPPVGTGAPLTAGERNFLNDEGRANLTNTADATWTPADALRVLSWLTGHRFSLRS, from the coding sequence GTGACCGATACCCACACGCACGCGCAGACCACGACTGCTGCAACGCGCCGCAACAAGCGCCGGTGGTGGATCGGCGGTGCGATGGTCGGCGTTCTCGCGGTCGTCGCAGCGCTGATCGGAGTTTCGCACTCCTCCCCACCGTCGCCACCGCCGGCATCGCTCGGCACCATGCTCGACCGGCCGCTGCCGCCGGAAATCGTCAATTTGCCGCTCGTTGACGACAACGGCAGGCCGACAAGCCTTGCCGCGTTGCGCGGGCGCGCGGTCGTGCTCACCGACTTTCTTACCCTGTGCCAAGAAGTCTGTCCTATTACGATGTCTCAACTCAATCGAGTCGCCGGGTCGGTGGAGCACAATCACAAAATCGTTTTTCTCGGTATCACCGTCGATCCGCAGCGAGATACGCCCCAACGGTTGCACGCGTACCGGAGTTTCGCCGGTCTGTCCGCCAATTGGCAGTTATGGACAGCAACGCCGCAGCACATCGCCGCTCTGTGGAAGTTTTTCGGCGCCTATTACGCCAAGGCTCCCGAGGAGCAACCTCCCGGTATTGACTGGATGACTGGACAGCCCCTCACCTACGACGTCACCCATCAGGATGTGCTGGTCTTTCTCGATGGGTCGTTGCACGAGCGATTTGTCATTCAGGGACCGCCGGTTGGCACGGGCGCGCCGCTCACCGCAGGGGAGCGGAATTTTCTCAACGACGAAGGGCGGGCAAATCTCACCAATACTGCCGACGCGACGTGGACACCGGCCGACGCATTGCGGGTGCTGAGCTGGCTGACCGGCCATCGGTTTTCGCTGCGCAGCTGA
- a CDS encoding cytochrome c oxidase assembly protein, whose protein sequence is MIGIHSLIATAAIRPVAHEHDVPPPLTTHRLLTDWQFAPVVTAGLAAAAAAYLLGIVLVRRRHPSRPWPIARTGAFFAGLAVIAVATESGLAAYDDVLFWVHMWQHLLLLMVAPPLLILGEPLTLLLHASRNPVHRWAVRLLRSRPIQWVTHPLVGVSAYTVTVVVTHLTSFMNLVLTNSTVHDLEHVWYLAAGYLYFLPLLGREPIRWRLTFPLRLFLLFLAMPVDTFTGVVLLQTSYEPFPAYIGRRDWGPSLLDDLHAGGAVMWIGGDGIMLVIMFAAFVAVLAGRGRMDMGRWLESLRAARFAALGAASGVGVQPPAENTRDGAGTDTDVDQQLAAYNAYLARLHAMEEHDSRGEQHSTTTGGSS, encoded by the coding sequence GTGATCGGTATTCACTCGCTTATTGCGACGGCGGCGATACGCCCGGTGGCGCACGAGCACGACGTCCCACCCCCGCTGACGACGCATCGCTTGCTCACCGATTGGCAGTTCGCCCCGGTGGTGACGGCCGGGTTGGCGGCCGCGGCCGCGGCGTATCTGTTGGGAATCGTCCTGGTACGCCGACGCCATCCGTCACGTCCGTGGCCGATTGCACGCACCGGGGCATTCTTTGCTGGGCTTGCGGTCATCGCGGTGGCAACGGAGAGCGGGCTTGCGGCGTACGACGACGTGCTGTTCTGGGTGCACATGTGGCAGCACCTGTTGCTCTTGATGGTCGCTCCGCCGCTGCTCATTCTCGGCGAACCGCTCACGCTCCTGCTGCACGCGAGCCGGAATCCCGTCCACCGCTGGGCGGTACGCCTGCTGCGCTCCCGGCCGATTCAATGGGTGACCCATCCCCTGGTTGGCGTATCGGCCTACACCGTCACGGTGGTCGTGACGCATCTCACGTCGTTCATGAATCTCGTGCTGACGAATTCAACCGTGCATGACCTGGAGCACGTGTGGTATCTCGCCGCCGGCTATCTGTACTTCCTGCCCCTCCTCGGCCGCGAACCGATCCGTTGGCGGTTGACATTCCCGTTGCGCCTCTTCCTGCTGTTTCTCGCAATGCCGGTTGACACCTTCACCGGCGTCGTGCTGCTCCAGACCAGCTACGAACCATTTCCGGCGTACATCGGACGCCGGGACTGGGGGCCGTCTCTGCTGGACGATCTGCATGCGGGTGGCGCCGTCATGTGGATCGGCGGCGATGGGATCATGCTCGTCATCATGTTCGCCGCCTTTGTCGCGGTTCTTGCCGGCCGCGGCAGGATGGACATGGGCCGCTGGCTGGAATCATTGCGGGCGGCGCGGTTCGCTGCGCTCGGTGCTGCATCAGGGGTTGGGGTACAACCGCCCGCGGAAAACACCCGCGATGGTGCCGGTACCGATACGGACGTCGATCAGCAGCTTGCGGCGTACAACGCCTACCTCGCCCGTCTCCATGCGATGGAGGAACACGATTCGCGCGGTGAGCAGCACTCGACAACTACCGGAGGCTCGTCGTGA
- a CDS encoding MarP family serine protease, whose product MHGDWLDLLLLVLIAGAAFDGYRAGFVVGVLSFVGLVGGGVAGAFLAPVLARHFSGNARAIAGVITVFVLASIGRALAGALGAFLRDRVRGQSGRVVDAIAGAIVSVIAVLLVAWFIGSSLVRSPFPAVARAVNNSRILAAVDREMPPAVAAWFANFRRVVVDGALPRVFSALGAERIIPVAPPDPAILSDPDVRRAEASVVKITGIARACSRDVEGSGFVFAPGRVMTNAHVVAGVTHPVVHLATSDARYAAVVVYYDPRVDVAVLRVDGLTAPPLQFDQTQAETGDSAAIAGFPENGPYTVVPARIRGAEFARGPDIYQSTQVTREVYAIRGDVEPGNSGGPLLDPAGRVDGVIFGKAVNDPQTGYALTAAQVAAAARAGVTATQPVSTQGCD is encoded by the coding sequence ATGCACGGCGATTGGCTCGACCTCCTCCTGCTCGTCCTCATCGCCGGCGCGGCCTTCGATGGGTACCGAGCCGGGTTCGTCGTCGGCGTGCTGTCCTTCGTCGGCTTGGTCGGCGGCGGCGTCGCCGGCGCATTCCTCGCCCCGGTTCTCGCCCGTCATTTCTCCGGAAATGCGCGCGCCATTGCCGGCGTCATCACGGTTTTTGTCCTGGCATCCATTGGTCGAGCTCTCGCCGGTGCGCTGGGGGCATTTTTGCGGGACCGCGTCCGCGGGCAATCCGGACGGGTCGTCGACGCGATAGCCGGGGCAATCGTCTCCGTCATCGCGGTTCTGCTCGTCGCATGGTTCATCGGAAGTTCGCTCGTACGATCACCGTTCCCTGCCGTCGCCCGCGCGGTGAACAATTCCCGGATCCTCGCCGCGGTTGACCGAGAAATGCCGCCGGCCGTGGCAGCGTGGTTCGCCAACTTTCGCCGCGTTGTCGTGGACGGCGCGTTGCCCCGGGTCTTCAGCGCACTCGGGGCTGAGCGAATCATTCCGGTCGCGCCTCCGGATCCGGCAATTCTGAGCGACCCGGATGTGCGCCGCGCAGAAGCGAGCGTGGTGAAAATCACCGGAATCGCCCGCGCCTGTTCCCGGGATGTCGAGGGAAGCGGCTTCGTCTTCGCACCCGGCCGGGTGATGACCAATGCGCACGTCGTCGCCGGCGTGACCCACCCCGTCGTGCACCTCGCCACGTCCGACGCCCGTTACGCCGCAGTCGTGGTGTATTACGACCCACGTGTCGACGTCGCCGTGTTGCGGGTCGACGGTCTCACCGCGCCGCCACTGCAATTCGACCAGACACAGGCGGAGACCGGGGATTCCGCGGCCATCGCCGGTTTCCCGGAGAACGGGCCGTACACCGTCGTTCCGGCCCGAATCCGCGGCGCTGAATTCGCCCGCGGGCCGGACATCTACCAGTCGACACAAGTGACCCGCGAAGTTTACGCAATCCGCGGTGACGTGGAGCCGGGCAATTCCGGCGGCCCGCTTCTCGACCCGGCGGGCCGCGTGGACGGCGTCATCTTTGGGAAAGCGGTCAACGATCCGCAGACGGGTTACGCGCTCACGGCCGCGCAAGTCGCCGCTGCGGCGCGCGCCGGCGTCACGGCGACGCAGCCGGTCTCCACCCAGGGATGCGATTAG
- a CDS encoding alpha/beta fold hydrolase — protein MPIPDHAVVFAEGPWGHRDITANGMRFHAAELGDGPLVLLLHGFPQFWWSMRHLLQDVASAGYRCVAPDLRGYGGSDKPPRGYDAFTLAGDVAGMIRALGARDAVLIGHDWGGFAAWTTAALYPALVRGLVVLGAAHPLRARTALVTDPGGQLRASAPLFTYQLPWWPERALVRRDAEAVATLLTAWSAGGWRDDDALRRYRAHMQIPHVAHSALEYFRWWMRSQFRADGLRFARLLRRSRIQAPTLQLHGGADPFVLPRTAAGSGRYVDGAYSWRVIADAGHLLPEEKPKLVGQEILHWLDELDRSR, from the coding sequence ATGCCCATCCCGGACCATGCCGTCGTGTTTGCCGAGGGGCCGTGGGGACACCGGGACATCACCGCCAACGGCATGCGGTTCCACGCAGCCGAGCTCGGCGACGGGCCGCTTGTCCTTCTGCTGCACGGTTTTCCGCAGTTCTGGTGGAGCATGCGGCATCTGCTGCAGGACGTCGCGAGCGCGGGGTACCGGTGCGTCGCACCTGATCTGCGGGGCTACGGCGGCAGTGACAAGCCCCCGCGTGGGTACGACGCATTCACCCTTGCGGGTGACGTCGCCGGCATGATCCGCGCCCTGGGCGCCCGGGACGCCGTCCTCATCGGGCACGACTGGGGAGGATTCGCCGCCTGGACGACGGCGGCGCTGTATCCGGCGCTGGTGCGCGGACTGGTCGTCCTCGGCGCGGCGCATCCCCTTCGCGCCCGGACCGCGCTCGTCACCGATCCCGGTGGCCAGTTGCGGGCCAGTGCGCCGCTCTTCACCTACCAGCTGCCCTGGTGGCCGGAGCGGGCGCTGGTACGCCGGGATGCCGAGGCGGTCGCCACGCTGTTGACCGCGTGGAGTGCAGGTGGCTGGCGGGACGATGACGCACTGCGTCGCTACCGGGCGCACATGCAAATTCCGCACGTCGCCCACTCGGCGTTGGAGTATTTCCGCTGGTGGATGCGATCGCAATTCCGTGCTGACGGGCTGCGGTTCGCGCGATTGCTCCGGCGGTCGCGGATTCAGGCGCCGACCCTGCAGCTCCACGGCGGTGCTGATCCGTTCGTGCTGCCTCGGACGGCGGCTGGTTCCGGGCGGTATGTCGACGGCGCATATTCGTGGCGCGTGATCGCCGACGCCGGGCATCTGCTGCCCGAGGAGAAACCCAAGCTCGTTGGCCAAGAAATCCTGCACTGGTTGGACGAGTTGGACCGGAGCCGGTGA
- a CDS encoding NUDIX hydrolase, translating into MTAPSAGGRADVRRQADAPDWLAPLLTAPDEAAPPSSGGRASAVLILLGTGPHGPDVLLIERSPASRHHPGQVAFPGGAREPSDDGPIATALREAAEETGFDPDGVRVLRVLAPRSLVVSGFDVVPVLAWWARPSAVRPVDPAEVVAVARVPLRWLADPAHRYQVRYPNGGSGPAFDLRGTAGGGFFIWGFTARLLDWLLTAGGWAVPWPVDDVRDLPASADRA; encoded by the coding sequence ATGACGGCACCGTCCGCCGGGGGCCGCGCCGATGTGCGTCGACAGGCGGATGCACCGGATTGGCTTGCCCCGCTGCTCACCGCGCCGGACGAGGCCGCACCGCCGAGTTCCGGCGGTCGCGCAAGTGCGGTGCTCATCCTTCTCGGCACCGGGCCGCACGGTCCGGACGTGCTGCTGATCGAGCGGAGTCCGGCGTCCCGGCACCATCCCGGCCAGGTCGCATTCCCCGGCGGGGCGCGCGAGCCGTCCGACGACGGTCCGATTGCCACCGCGCTTCGTGAGGCGGCCGAAGAGACCGGCTTCGACCCGGACGGTGTTCGCGTCCTGCGGGTGCTCGCGCCACGTTCGCTGGTCGTGTCGGGCTTCGACGTCGTTCCGGTCCTTGCGTGGTGGGCACGACCGTCCGCGGTGCGGCCGGTGGACCCGGCCGAGGTGGTCGCGGTTGCGCGGGTGCCGCTGCGGTGGCTGGCCGATCCGGCGCATCGGTACCAGGTGCGATACCCCAATGGCGGGTCCGGTCCGGCGTTCGACCTCCGGGGGACCGCAGGCGGGGGATTCTTCATCTGGGGCTTCACCGCCCGGCTATTGGACTGGCTGCTCACGGCCGGCGGGTGGGCAGTGCCGTGGCCGGTGGACGACGTCCGGGATCTGCCGGCGTCCGCCGACCGGGCATAG
- a CDS encoding TlpA family protein disulfide reductase translates to MSRRRVWTGAAVVALLVAVAFAINRVTATGSSVPKPSVALVQQADLDRCPSATGSAAPNGLPDLTLPCLGTGPAVNLARLRGPLVVNIWSSHCTPCRAEGPLLQRFFAAHGSRVGVLGVVDGAFPDTPNDALSLAAGLGLHYPSVFDATGTLVNRLALTGIPVTLYVAADGSIAGRHIGELHRGDLERDVARYLGLPLS, encoded by the coding sequence ATGTCGCGGCGGCGGGTGTGGACGGGGGCAGCGGTCGTCGCGCTGCTGGTTGCGGTTGCTTTCGCGATCAACCGGGTGACGGCGACCGGCAGTTCCGTGCCCAAACCGAGCGTGGCGCTCGTTCAGCAGGCTGATCTCGACCGGTGTCCGTCGGCGACTGGATCGGCTGCGCCGAACGGATTGCCGGATCTGACCCTGCCCTGTCTGGGCACTGGACCTGCCGTCAACCTCGCCCGTCTCCGCGGGCCCCTCGTTGTGAACATTTGGTCCTCGCATTGCACGCCGTGCCGAGCCGAAGGTCCGCTGCTGCAACGGTTCTTCGCGGCGCACGGCAGCCGGGTCGGGGTGCTCGGCGTTGTCGACGGCGCGTTTCCCGACACGCCCAACGACGCGCTTTCTCTGGCCGCAGGGCTCGGGCTGCACTATCCGTCGGTCTTCGACGCGACCGGGACGCTGGTGAATCGCCTGGCGCTGACCGGTATCCCCGTCACGCTGTACGTCGCCGCCGATGGTTCTATCGCGGGACGACATATCGGGGAGCTGCACCGCGGGGATCTGGAACGCGACGTAGCCCGCTACCTCGGCCTCCCGCTGTCATGA
- the nth gene encoding endonuclease III, which produces MVSTSVNRTAATRAAASRGTAVRGKGQSSAPPDRARVRQARAIAKALAELYPDAHCELNFSNPLELLVATILSAQCTDQRVNMVTPALFAKYRSAADYAAADRAELEKLIASTGFYRNKTAAIIGMAQALCERFGGEVPDRLDDLVTLPGVGRKTANVVLGTAFGIPGITVDTHVLRLAKRFGWTTSNDPVVVEQEIAALIPREEWTALSHRMIWHGRRVCHARKPACGACGLARLCPSYGIGPTDPVEAAKLVKTGPVDALR; this is translated from the coding sequence GTGGTTTCCACCAGCGTCAATCGGACCGCGGCGACGCGTGCCGCGGCGAGCCGCGGGACCGCCGTCCGTGGCAAAGGGCAATCCTCCGCTCCGCCGGACCGGGCCCGGGTCCGCCAGGCCCGGGCGATCGCGAAGGCGCTTGCCGAGCTGTACCCCGATGCGCACTGCGAGCTGAATTTCTCCAACCCGCTGGAACTTCTGGTGGCCACGATCCTGTCTGCGCAGTGCACGGACCAGCGGGTCAACATGGTGACCCCCGCATTGTTCGCCAAATACCGCAGTGCTGCGGATTACGCGGCCGCCGATCGCGCCGAATTGGAGAAGCTCATCGCCTCCACCGGCTTCTATCGCAACAAGACAGCCGCCATCATCGGCATGGCACAGGCACTCTGCGAGCGGTTCGGCGGTGAGGTTCCGGACCGCCTGGACGACCTCGTCACTCTGCCGGGTGTCGGGCGCAAGACGGCGAATGTTGTTCTCGGCACGGCGTTCGGCATCCCGGGGATCACCGTCGATACGCACGTGCTGCGACTGGCCAAGCGGTTCGGCTGGACGACGTCGAATGATCCGGTTGTCGTTGAGCAGGAGATTGCGGCGCTTATTCCCCGCGAGGAGTGGACCGCGCTCTCCCACCGGATGATCTGGCATGGACGCCGGGTGTGTCATGCCCGGAAACCGGCGTGCGGCGCGTGCGGCCTTGCGCGGTTGTGCCCGTCGTACGGGATCGGCCCTACCGACCCCGTCGAGGCGGCAAAACTCGTCAAGACCGGCCCGGTTGACGCCCTGCGGTGA
- a CDS encoding Crp/Fnr family transcriptional regulator has product MDDVLSGLPLFAALDEEADTALRQAMSYERFARGQVIFNEGDPGDKLYAIIEGKVKLARTAPDGRENLQAVLGPGEMFGELSLFDPKPRTAGAIAVTDAVLASLAHDALRPWLTGRPDVAMQLLRALAQRLRRTNDVLADLVFSDVPARVAKALLGLAERFGEETPEGLYVAHDLTQEELAQMVGASRETVNKALADFANRGWLRVEPRAVLIKDLDGLTRRAK; this is encoded by the coding sequence ATGGACGACGTGCTCAGCGGTTTACCGCTGTTCGCCGCCCTCGATGAAGAGGCGGACACCGCCTTGCGCCAAGCGATGTCCTACGAGCGGTTCGCGCGCGGCCAGGTGATTTTCAACGAGGGTGATCCCGGCGACAAGTTGTACGCAATCATCGAAGGCAAGGTCAAACTCGCCCGCACAGCGCCGGACGGCAGGGAGAACCTGCAAGCCGTCCTGGGGCCAGGAGAGATGTTCGGTGAGCTCTCGCTCTTTGACCCTAAGCCGCGTACCGCCGGTGCGATCGCGGTGACCGATGCCGTCTTGGCATCGCTGGCGCACGACGCTCTGCGCCCGTGGCTGACCGGCCGTCCCGACGTGGCGATGCAGCTGCTCCGCGCCCTCGCCCAGCGGTTGCGCCGGACCAACGACGTACTCGCCGATCTGGTCTTCTCCGACGTCCCCGCCAGGGTGGCCAAGGCTCTCCTCGGGTTGGCGGAACGTTTTGGCGAAGAGACACCGGAGGGGTTGTACGTCGCGCACGACCTCACCCAGGAGGAACTTGCGCAGATGGTCGGTGCGTCTCGCGAGACAGTCAATAAAGCGCTGGCGGACTTCGCGAACCGCGGCTGGCTGCGGGTCGAACCACGCGCCGTCCTCATCAAGGACCTTGACGGCCTGACCCGCCGCGCAAAATAA
- a CDS encoding DUF4282 domain-containing protein has translation MSVITSFMLSPVFGVLTLLIIGPLGFILSLIYWRLLMEFFVAFFRIHDQLNVIAQKMTETPVSAMTAAQG, from the coding sequence ATGTCCGTCATCACGTCATTCATGCTGTCCCCGGTGTTCGGCGTGCTCACGCTACTGATCATAGGTCCCCTCGGATTCATTTTGAGCCTCATCTACTGGCGTCTGCTGATGGAATTCTTCGTCGCCTTCTTCCGTATCCACGACCAACTCAACGTCATCGCACAAAAGATGACCGAGACTCCGGTCAGCGCCATGACAGCGGCGCAAGGCTGA
- a CDS encoding MBL fold metallo-hydrolase, producing MHTQLIRADNPSPYTLAGTNTWVITDGGEVIVADPGPASARHLRRIAEAVRGARGVAVVLTHGHVDHAEAALRVAAMVDAPVRAADPRLCQGGPPLADGEQLRVGGLAVEVIAAPGHTQDSVCFAVTADRALLTGDTVLGAGSSLVAWPDGNLGAYLRTLRRLAEFVADHAIDTLLPGHGPVRTDAAAALSELLQHREQRLERIRSALRNGARDVDEVYDAVYRPEVVPELSAAAYSTLLAQLAYVRDIGELPADFADWEAALSSEGH from the coding sequence ATGCACACGCAGTTGATTCGCGCGGACAATCCATCGCCGTACACGCTGGCCGGCACCAACACGTGGGTCATCACCGACGGCGGCGAGGTGATTGTCGCCGACCCAGGTCCGGCGTCCGCGCGGCATCTGCGCCGTATTGCCGAGGCGGTGCGCGGAGCGCGCGGAGTGGCGGTCGTCCTCACGCACGGTCACGTGGACCACGCGGAGGCGGCTCTGCGGGTGGCCGCGATGGTGGACGCCCCCGTTCGGGCGGCGGATCCGCGACTCTGCCAGGGCGGTCCGCCGCTGGCGGACGGCGAACAGCTGCGGGTCGGCGGTCTCGCCGTTGAGGTTATCGCTGCACCGGGTCACACCCAGGATTCGGTGTGTTTCGCGGTGACCGCCGACCGCGCCCTGCTCACCGGCGACACCGTGCTCGGCGCGGGAAGCAGCCTGGTTGCCTGGCCGGACGGGAATCTCGGCGCGTATCTGCGCACCCTGCGCCGGCTTGCAGAATTCGTCGCGGACCATGCCATCGACACCCTGCTACCCGGGCACGGTCCGGTGCGCACGGACGCCGCCGCCGCGCTTTCGGAATTGTTGCAGCATCGGGAGCAGCGGTTGGAACGCATCCGGTCGGCCTTGAGAAACGGTGCCCGCGACGTGGACGAGGTCTATGACGCGGTCTATCGTCCGGAGGTCGTGCCCGAGTTGAGTGCGGCGGCGTATTCGACTCTGCTCGCGCAACTCGCTTACGTGCGGGACATTGGCGAGCTTCCCGCAGATTTCGCGGACTGGGAAGCGGCATTGTCATCGGAAGGTCACTGA
- a CDS encoding NUDIX hydrolase: MRFPPPDAAAIARARSFATKGASPVPAVPAATLVLVRDHPLRVLLVHRAAGLSFAGGHYAFPGGKVDESDDVLDDRAGLRDADPGRGAGARATAARDPSAAFRRAAVRETAEETGLVVEPADLRLWSIWLTPPYEPRRFETYFFVAPAPETTRVVLDAAETQAAYWVEPAAALHAAQTRGWLMLPPTLYTLAELAEFRSTAQVLQAEHRVRRFALTIDLTADPPCFVNTAAP; the protein is encoded by the coding sequence GTGCGATTCCCGCCGCCTGACGCTGCTGCGATTGCCCGGGCGCGGTCCTTTGCCACCAAGGGCGCCAGCCCAGTGCCTGCCGTTCCGGCCGCGACGCTTGTCCTCGTGCGGGACCACCCGTTACGGGTTCTCCTCGTGCACCGCGCCGCGGGGCTTTCCTTTGCCGGTGGGCACTACGCTTTCCCCGGTGGCAAAGTTGACGAGAGCGACGATGTGCTGGATGACAGGGCCGGCTTGAGGGACGCAGATCCCGGTCGCGGAGCCGGAGCACGGGCCACCGCCGCACGCGACCCTTCGGCGGCCTTCCGGCGGGCTGCTGTCCGGGAGACGGCCGAAGAGACCGGCCTTGTCGTCGAACCCGCCGACCTTCGCCTGTGGTCGATTTGGCTGACCCCGCCGTATGAGCCGCGTCGGTTCGAGACGTATTTCTTCGTCGCACCGGCACCCGAGACGACGCGGGTTGTCCTTGACGCCGCCGAGACGCAGGCGGCGTACTGGGTCGAGCCGGCCGCTGCATTGCATGCCGCACAGACGCGAGGCTGGCTCATGCTTCCGCCGACGCTGTACACCCTCGCGGAATTGGCGGAATTCCGGTCCACAGCGCAGGTGCTTCAGGCTGAGCACCGGGTGCGTCGGTTCGCGCTCACCATTGACCTGACAGCGGATCCGCCGTGTTTCGTGAACACGGCCGCGCCGTGA
- a CDS encoding RidA family protein: protein MTASTPEERLAALGLRLPAVARPVAAYVPAVRTGRYVYTSGQLPMVDGELVETGKVGTDVDAEVSPEAARAAARICALNALAAIRDLIGDLAKVRRVVKVVGYVASSRSFTGQPGVINGASELLTEVFGDAGAHARSAVGVAVLPLDAPVEVEVIVEVADD from the coding sequence ATGACCGCGTCCACTCCGGAAGAGCGCCTCGCCGCCCTCGGCCTCCGGCTGCCGGCGGTGGCGCGGCCGGTTGCGGCGTACGTGCCCGCCGTCCGGACTGGACGCTACGTGTACACCTCGGGCCAGCTGCCCATGGTGGACGGCGAGCTGGTCGAGACAGGCAAGGTCGGCACCGACGTGGACGCCGAGGTCTCGCCGGAGGCGGCGCGTGCCGCCGCCCGCATCTGCGCGCTGAACGCGCTGGCCGCGATCCGCGACCTGATAGGCGATCTCGCTAAGGTACGCCGGGTGGTCAAGGTGGTCGGGTACGTCGCGAGCTCGCGAAGTTTCACGGGCCAACCGGGTGTCATTAACGGCGCCAGCGAATTGCTGACCGAGGTTTTCGGGGATGCCGGCGCGCACGCGAGGAGCGCGGTTGGGGTGGCGGTCTTGCCGCTGGACGCGCCGGTCGAAGTCGAGGTGATCGTCGAAGTCGCCGACGACTGA
- a CDS encoding ArsA-related P-loop ATPase translates to MGVDRDWEGVRLHVVTGKGGTGKTTVAAALALALASDGRRALLVECEGRQGIARLFDTPPLPYAERKLAVAPGEGMVYGLAIDPEQALLEYLEMYYHLGRPARVLQRVGAIDFATTIAPGLRDVLLTGKVYEATRRRFSGSRPARTAARIVRHDGVPADAYVYDAVVLDAPPTGRITRFLNVNAEVADLARVGPINRQAASIMSLLRSPQTAVHLVTVLEDMPVQETLDGIAELRRQQLPVGAIVINRVQPAHLPTSALRAVARGEVDTAALQRGLAKLGIAAEPSTVDALAAETIDAARTAVRERRLRHTLSQAGRPTYDLPELDIGDIARLYTLAAALREQGAA, encoded by the coding sequence ATGGGCGTCGACCGCGACTGGGAAGGCGTGCGATTGCACGTTGTCACCGGAAAGGGCGGCACGGGCAAGACAACCGTGGCCGCCGCCCTGGCCCTCGCCCTGGCCAGCGACGGACGGCGAGCCCTGCTCGTCGAATGCGAGGGACGCCAGGGGATCGCCCGCCTCTTCGACACCCCGCCGTTGCCGTACGCCGAACGGAAACTGGCCGTCGCCCCCGGTGAAGGCATGGTGTACGGCCTGGCCATTGACCCCGAACAGGCGCTCCTCGAATACCTCGAGATGTATTACCACCTGGGCCGCCCCGCCCGGGTTCTGCAACGGGTGGGTGCCATCGATTTCGCCACGACCATCGCACCGGGCCTTCGGGACGTTCTCCTCACCGGCAAGGTGTACGAAGCAACCCGACGGCGGTTCAGCGGGAGCCGTCCGGCCAGAACCGCTGCGCGGATCGTCCGTCACGACGGCGTGCCGGCCGATGCCTACGTGTACGACGCCGTGGTGCTCGACGCGCCACCGACCGGCCGGATCACCCGTTTCCTCAACGTCAATGCCGAGGTCGCCGACCTTGCCCGAGTTGGTCCGATCAACCGGCAGGCAGCATCGATCATGAGCCTGCTCCGATCACCACAGACCGCCGTCCACCTAGTGACAGTCTTGGAAGACATGCCGGTGCAGGAGACCCTGGACGGGATCGCGGAGCTGCGCCGCCAGCAACTTCCCGTCGGGGCAATCGTGATCAATAGGGTGCAGCCGGCTCATCTGCCGACCTCGGCGTTGCGGGCCGTCGCCCGCGGCGAGGTCGACACCGCGGCGCTGCAACGCGGCCTCGCGAAACTCGGCATAGCCGCCGAACCGTCCACCGTCGACGCCCTCGCAGCCGAGACCATCGATGCGGCACGGACGGCGGTACGGGAGCGGCGTCTCCGGCACACGCTGTCCCAGGCGGGCCGCCCGACGTACGACCTCCCCGAACTGGACATCGGCGACATTGCCCGGCTGTACACGCTGGCCGCCGCACTTCGCGAGCAAGGAGCGGCATGA